A single region of the Blattabacterium sp. (Cryptocercus kyebangensis) genome encodes:
- the mutY gene encoding A/G-specific adenine glycosylase, translated as MDFSKKIINWYKNNHRKLPWRENKNPYYILVSEFMLQQTKVSQAIKYYSNFIKKFPNLEKLAQAEEKEVLKEWEGLGYYKRAINLHSFAKKLREKPIGFFPKKYQELIKYKGIGPYTGAAIASICFDEVVPAIDGNFYRVFSRYLGIYNNIISVFTKKILRTFILKMMDKKNPGIFNQAIMDLGATLCTPKRVKCLLCPIKIYCFSFKNGTVYELPVKNIIKKSIRNRFFYYVFICNNSKKFCINKRLNKDIWKGLYEFPLIESEKNLPLFEIRDKIWKKYKIFSDNIIYKVKNKINNQILSIQFLNCKIMKPIQIKKNLNKFFFISHEKICEYPFPSPITLFFKNEKMI; from the coding sequence ATGGATTTTTCCAAAAAAATAATAAATTGGTATAAAAATAATCATAGAAAACTTCCTTGGAGAGAAAATAAAAATCCATATTATATATTGGTTTCAGAGTTTATGTTGCAACAAACAAAAGTTTCACAAGCTATAAAGTATTATTCGAATTTTATAAAAAAATTTCCTAATTTAGAAAAGCTTGCTCAAGCTGAAGAAAAAGAAGTATTAAAAGAATGGGAAGGATTAGGTTATTACAAAAGAGCTATAAATTTACATTCTTTTGCAAAAAAATTAAGAGAAAAACCAATTGGGTTTTTTCCAAAAAAATACCAAGAACTCATTAAATATAAAGGAATAGGCCCATATACTGGAGCGGCTATAGCTTCTATATGTTTCGATGAAGTAGTTCCAGCTATAGATGGAAATTTTTATAGGGTATTTTCTAGATATCTAGGTATATATAATAATATTATATCAGTATTTACGAAAAAAATATTACGAACTTTCATTTTAAAAATGATGGATAAGAAAAATCCAGGTATTTTCAATCAAGCTATCATGGATTTAGGGGCTACTTTATGTACCCCAAAAAGGGTTAAATGCCTATTATGCCCTATAAAAATTTATTGTTTTTCATTTAAAAATGGAACTGTATATGAATTACCGGTTAAAAACATAATAAAAAAATCTATAAGAAATAGATTTTTTTATTATGTTTTCATATGTAATAATAGTAAAAAATTTTGCATTAATAAGAGATTAAATAAAGATATATGGAAGGGCCTTTATGAATTTCCTTTAATAGAATCAGAAAAAAATCTTCCCCTTTTCGAAATAAGAGATAAAATTTGGAAAAAATATAAAATATTTTCTGATAATATCATTTATAAAGTAAAAAATAAAATAAATAATCAAATTTTATCTATTCAATTCTTGAATTGTAAGATTATGAAACCTATTCAAATAAAAAAAAATTTAAATAAATTTTTTTTTATTTCACATGAAAAAATTTGTGAATATCCATTTCCTAGTCCTATTACTTTGTTTTTTAAAAATGAAAAAATGATTTAG
- a CDS encoding tetratricopeptide repeat protein — MKKKKVMIFFCSMIFITGATFFLYKKFYSYPLEKKALKELIYAQKYLSEGSIDKALNQKKLKIPYLGFYGIVTKYPSTKAGNISKFYAGICYYKLGNYKESIKMMNNFSAKDEFLSSIRYGMIGDSFTQIKNKNEALKNYIKAANIRENEITTPLYYYKAALLTFSMNKYRDSKFFLEKIEKKYPLFLYKDNVDKYLMFIENKL; from the coding sequence ATGAAAAAGAAAAAAGTAATGATTTTTTTTTGTAGTATGATTTTTATAACAGGAGCAACATTTTTTTTATATAAAAAATTTTATTCATATCCATTAGAAAAAAAAGCTTTGAAAGAATTGATTTACGCTCAAAAATATCTTTCAGAAGGATCTATAGATAAAGCATTAAACCAAAAAAAACTTAAAATTCCTTATCTTGGATTTTATGGAATTGTCACTAAGTATCCTTCTACTAAAGCAGGTAATATTTCTAAATTTTATGCAGGAATATGTTATTATAAATTAGGAAATTATAAGGAATCTATAAAAATGATGAATAATTTTTCTGCAAAAGATGAATTTTTATCTTCTATAAGATATGGAATGATAGGAGATTCTTTTACACAGATTAAAAATAAGAATGAAGCTTTAAAAAATTACATCAAAGCAGCTAATATAAGAGAAAACGAAATTACTACACCTCTTTATTATTATAAAGCAGCATTGTTGACTTTTTCCATGAATAAATATAGGGATTCTAAATTTTTTTTGGAAAAAATAGAAAAAAAATATCCTCTTTTTTTGTATAAGGATAATGTAGATAAATATCTAATGTTTATTGAAAATAAATTATAA
- the mutL gene encoding DNA mismatch repair endonuclease MutL: protein MKDIIQFLPKKVINQIAAGEVIQRPSSVLKELLENSIDAKSKSIDIFIRDSGKTLIQLIDNGEGMSYNDARNSFQRYATSKIKTNEDIFRINTKGFRGEALASIAFISKLEIQTKNQENIVGIHILVEEGKIKEQIPINMLRGTRISVKNIFSKFPARRRFLKSSRIEFKHIINEFYKIILAHRDIVYRFYHNDKIIYFFKKASLKERIKEIFIKRNKTLLPILIKKNKIIIEGFISEPDFSVKKGDQFLFVNQRCITNTLLHRRIIHSYEGLLKDLKTVSYFIFINIDPILVNWNIHPTKKEIKLEEEDQICNLIQQEIKNVLCCQYKVKKEELKNSDLLLSFNSSVKKESFLLMNYYDSFFDKFSYKEKVTQLENWFHKMKESHFFLDVHLTKKLSNYIYHEKKIKTFQMNGKYIIFLWNNENIILVDQHRAHQNILFEFFFKERKKKLISQQLLFPIEVKLLDNEFISLKNIQYELIEMGFHLYFWNKSAYLYSIPENIHQNILVEIFQNILTYNFINGEKNNKKILIKSVSKSAAVKYGTELHSDKMECLIRDFFSCKNINYTYSGDPIFFIFNKNFLKKTIL, encoded by the coding sequence ATGAAGGATATTATTCAATTTTTACCTAAAAAAGTGATCAATCAAATTGCAGCTGGTGAAGTGATACAACGTCCTTCATCTGTATTAAAAGAACTTTTAGAAAATTCCATAGATGCAAAATCAAAAAGTATTGATATCTTTATAAGAGATTCAGGAAAAACGTTAATTCAACTAATAGATAATGGAGAAGGAATGAGTTATAATGATGCTAGGAATAGTTTTCAAAGATATGCTACTTCTAAAATAAAAACCAATGAGGATATCTTTAGGATTAATACAAAAGGGTTTCGTGGAGAAGCTTTAGCTTCCATAGCTTTCATTTCTAAGTTGGAAATACAAACTAAAAATCAAGAAAATATAGTGGGTATTCACATTCTTGTAGAAGAAGGGAAAATTAAAGAACAAATCCCCATAAATATGCTTAGAGGGACAAGAATTTCGGTAAAAAATATTTTCTCTAAATTTCCTGCAAGAAGACGATTTTTAAAATCTTCTAGAATAGAATTTAAACATATTATTAATGAATTTTATAAAATTATTTTAGCACACAGAGATATTGTTTATCGTTTTTATCATAACGATAAAATTATTTATTTTTTTAAAAAAGCTTCTTTAAAAGAAAGAATAAAAGAAATTTTTATTAAAAGAAATAAAACATTACTCCCTATTTTAATAAAAAAAAATAAAATTATTATAGAGGGATTTATTAGTGAACCAGATTTTTCAGTAAAAAAAGGAGATCAATTTTTATTTGTGAATCAACGTTGTATAACCAATACCCTTTTACATAGAAGAATTATTCATTCTTATGAAGGTCTTTTAAAAGATTTAAAAACCGTTTCTTATTTTATTTTTATTAACATAGATCCAATTTTAGTAAATTGGAATATTCATCCTACAAAAAAAGAAATAAAATTGGAAGAAGAAGATCAGATTTGTAATCTGATTCAACAAGAAATAAAAAATGTTTTATGTTGTCAATATAAAGTAAAAAAAGAGGAATTAAAAAATTCCGATTTATTATTATCCTTTAATTCATCTGTTAAAAAAGAATCATTTTTATTGATGAATTATTATGATTCTTTTTTTGATAAATTTTCTTATAAAGAAAAAGTAACTCAATTAGAGAATTGGTTTCATAAAATGAAAGAATCTCATTTTTTTCTTGATGTTCATCTTACGAAAAAGTTATCCAATTACATATATCATGAAAAGAAAATAAAAACTTTTCAAATGAACGGAAAATATATAATTTTTCTATGGAATAATGAAAATATAATATTAGTAGATCAACACAGAGCCCATCAAAATATATTATTTGAATTCTTTTTTAAGGAAAGAAAAAAAAAATTGATAAGCCAACAGTTACTTTTTCCAATTGAAGTTAAGCTTTTGGATAATGAATTTATTTCATTGAAAAATATTCAATATGAATTGATTGAAATGGGATTTCATTTATACTTTTGGAATAAATCCGCATATTTATATTCTATTCCTGAGAATATTCATCAAAATATACTAGTTGAAATTTTTCAAAATATTTTAACATATAATTTTATTAATGGAGAAAAAAATAATAAAAAAATACTTATTAAATCTGTATCTAAATCTGCCGCTGTAAAATACGGAACGGAATTACATTCCGATAAAATGGAATGTTTAATTAGAGATTTTTTTTCTTGTAAAAATATAAATTATACTTATTCAGGAGATCCTATATTTTTTATTTTCAATAAAAATTTTTTAAAAAAAACAATTTTGTAA
- the gldE gene encoding gliding motility-associated protein GldE, whose translation MGRESLTNIFLESTLYLQIVLYFVLIIILLLFSALISGSETAFFCLEKKTIDREIRKNRYRGDKVLKILKNRKKLLATILISNNFSNIGIVILSSYLITKYFTDSFFHKIPINFLLEVILLTFILLLFGEIIPKIYARKNNFRFAILMSQTLIYLSKILGPISKIMILVSRFIEKRMKKKKNRISVDQLSKALKIASSNQKNVKECQFLQRIVDFGNTETHQIMTPRIDMFALNKKTLFSNILELVRNQGYSRIPVYKDSIDDIEGVLFAKDLLPFIHEKEFEWIKLIHTPFFVPENKKIDDLLNDFKKIKIHLAIVVDEYGGTCGLVTLEDVIEEIVGDIIDEYDEEVLSYSKLNQNNYLFDGKTSLIDFYRIMKIKEEVFFEKKKGDADTLGGFIMEINKEFPKQKQKINFLNYSFLIRRIDNKRIKSIEVIRKKNK comes from the coding sequence TTGGGAAGGGAATCCTTGACGAATATTTTTTTAGAAAGCACTTTATATCTTCAAATAGTTCTTTATTTTGTATTAATAATAATCTTATTATTATTTTCTGCCCTTATATCTGGATCAGAAACTGCATTTTTTTGTCTTGAGAAAAAAACTATTGATAGGGAAATAAGAAAAAATCGCTATAGAGGAGATAAAGTATTAAAAATCCTGAAAAATAGAAAAAAACTTTTAGCTACTATACTTATATCTAACAATTTTTCTAATATTGGAATAGTCATATTAAGTTCATATTTAATAACAAAATACTTTACAGATAGTTTTTTTCATAAAATCCCTATTAACTTTTTATTAGAAGTAATTCTTTTAACTTTTATTTTACTTTTATTTGGGGAAATAATTCCAAAAATATATGCTAGAAAAAATAATTTTCGTTTTGCTATTTTGATGTCTCAAACACTAATTTACCTTAGTAAAATATTGGGTCCTATCAGTAAAATTATGATTTTAGTTTCCAGATTCATAGAGAAAAGAATGAAAAAAAAAAAGAATAGAATATCCGTAGATCAACTTTCAAAAGCTTTAAAAATTGCATCTTCAAATCAAAAAAATGTTAAAGAATGTCAATTCTTGCAAAGAATTGTTGATTTTGGAAATACGGAAACACATCAAATTATGACTCCCAGAATAGATATGTTTGCTTTGAATAAAAAAACATTATTTTCTAATATTTTAGAATTAGTTCGTAATCAGGGATATTCTAGAATCCCCGTTTACAAAGATAGCATTGATGATATAGAAGGAGTTCTTTTTGCTAAAGATCTACTTCCTTTTATTCATGAAAAGGAATTTGAATGGATTAAATTAATTCATACTCCTTTTTTTGTTCCAGAAAATAAAAAAATAGATGATCTTTTGAATGATTTTAAAAAAATAAAAATACATTTAGCAATTGTAGTTGATGAATATGGTGGAACTTGTGGATTAGTTACTCTTGAAGATGTTATTGAAGAAATAGTAGGAGATATTATTGATGAATATGATGAAGAGGTTCTCTCTTATTCCAAATTAAATCAAAATAATTATTTATTTGATGGGAAAACTTCTTTAATTGATTTTTACCGTATTATGAAAATTAAAGAAGAAGTTTTTTTTGAGAAAAAAAAAGGAGATGCAGATACTTTGGGTGGTTTTATTATGGAAATAAATAAAGAATTTCCAAAACAAAAACAAAAAATTAATTTTTTAAATTATTCTTTCCTTATAAGGAGGATAGATAATAAAAGAATAAAGAGTATAGAAGTAATAAGAAAAAAAAATAAATGA
- the ribH gene encoding 6,7-dimethyl-8-ribityllumazine synthase, translating into MKIAPAYKIDKNKIKNEKLKFAIIVSKWNHDVTKKLYKGAYETLIQSGILKDKIKTWEVPGSYELIYSSKKIALCYNFDSIIVIGSLIKGETPHFDYLCQAISQGIKDINIQYDVPVIFCVLTDKNKKQSFDRSGGKNGNKGIECAKTALYMASFKKSIE; encoded by the coding sequence ATGAAAATAGCTCCTGCATATAAAATAGATAAAAATAAAATAAAAAATGAAAAATTAAAATTTGCCATTATTGTTTCAAAATGGAATCACGATGTGACAAAAAAATTGTATAAAGGAGCTTATGAAACTTTAATTCAATCAGGTATTTTAAAAGATAAAATAAAAACATGGGAAGTTCCTGGAAGTTATGAACTTATTTATTCTTCTAAAAAAATAGCTCTTTGTTATAATTTTGATTCAATTATTGTTATTGGATCCCTTATAAAAGGAGAAACTCCTCATTTTGATTATCTTTGTCAAGCAATTTCACAAGGAATAAAAGATATAAATATTCAATATGATGTTCCGGTTATATTTTGTGTTCTTACTGATAAAAATAAAAAGCAATCTTTTGATCGATCAGGTGGAAAAAATGGTAATAAAGGAATAGAATGCGCTAAAACAGCATTATATATGGCTTCTTTTAAAAAATCTATCGAATAA